Proteins co-encoded in one Cardiocondyla obscurior isolate alpha-2009 linkage group LG24, Cobs3.1, whole genome shotgun sequence genomic window:
- the Nfat gene encoding nuclear factor of activated T-cells 5 isoform X4, whose protein sequence is MVLSIGSNAGGAPSTVTASSVSRSTAGNRAHSATRRTVNNQQRQQPPTSQQQQQQQQQPQQPKQSRFPSSFGGVIARGSDEHGPRTGTTQDDNSNDSGLGSEERQQHFNNVNLWNNAGEEDSKRRKMDIKLESEDANFAFPEVAPGTSPDNKSPTVRATVNGISLEGISDNRTGNANSIGRVVGITRPRPAMGVLNKRTPITHQGPVTLISQLSNISADGKTQLQIVCQPEQQHRARYQTEGSRGAVKDRSGNGFPIVRLIGYDKPTTLQVFIGTDLGRVAPHMFYQACRVSGKNSTPCMERKIDGTIVIEIDMDPAKDVTCDCVGILKERNVDVEHRFPQEAGLLQGRSKKKSTRCRMVFRTTITHTDGTTETLQVCSQPIVCTQPPGIPEICKKSLTSCPCTGGLELIILGKNFLKDTQVVFQLDTDDLSSSLEPHWERTVLPDKEHLHPVHLVCIIPPYRRQDLAPTETVSVKLFAVSSGKTSEPHTFLYTAASTPPQPSIGKVESISPPLTNGDTSLVTPSAPVPLTTGVASNNLLTQTAAGAANFLTNAPAQSQQSVSPETLKSDPSPPPAATPQVTPVMLWTSQSSNSEVMMPPPALVANPLINRRSSSNLQLILPDNLKTEVLDENSQNSMLSENSMQSIPTPTTATNGPTAVTSPLQQLVGESSIETASSQADIIKTVGVATANSSPVQETVTGLLGVVDLIRTQHPMSMVNTHHQTSFGGIHESTQVQVLSPHRLKDTNGVLSTDTSSNGASLQGAGVVDLRMKHHHHPDFSALSTYPGTSGAQSMSTTNSHAVEKYLNHIESSVGTTEESNNPENEFAIQQRASIISGSSQQSTASSGILANTGQSSVKLDSLVNPATEQIVSPLHSVNPNSTTMLTHVTAEHEPSSSKTMLLEALIPSQTVQPLGEMTSTASVPATTVEQTGDSLLTTINAALLPQMPEPQVSSTAVSSSSTVTGNTMPAERMQQQMQVLTQQDVAVMQQQVQQVEQVVAQAQQQVEQVVAQAQQQAVQVVHQAQQQVVQQVVQHAQVVQQAVQQVQAVQQVQAAQVVQQAVQQATEEVVQQAVQQATQEVVQQVQAVQQAVQQAQAAQAMQQAVQQDIGSMLSQPAGFVAEASSALASGAAQEPSQQRLTNAAEQAINNVITNATKAIINNRPISTTTAHAIIATKKILNSVATQSAQLMNNAMEGILPKSPSAQNNIIEQVASKSPPVALPVTSNCQAVANAPISNPAANTSSNRKTEDGMLPQELTSMSEHDLLSYINPNCFEQLPQSGFLL, encoded by the exons ATGGTTCTCTCGATCG GTAGCAATGCAGGCGGTGCGCCGTCAACGGTGACAGCATCGTCCGTCTCGAGAAGCACCGCAGGTAATCGCGCCCACTCGGCGACCAGAAGAACGGTTAATAATCAGCAGCGACAGCAGCCACCGACCtcgcaacaacagcagcagcagcagcagcaaccgCAGCAACCAAAACAATCCAGATTCCCATCGTCCTTCGGTGGCGTAATCGCGAGAGGCTCTGATGAGCACGGGCCCAGGACCGGTACGACCCAGGACGACAATTCAAACGACTCCGGCCTCGGCTCCGAAGAACGCCAACAGCACTTCAACAACGTCAAT CTCTGGAACAACGCCGGCGAGGAGGATTCGAAGAGAAGGAAAATGGATATCAAACTGGAGTCCGAGGACGCGAACTTCGCGTTTCCGGAAGTAGCCCCCGGCACCAGCCCCGACAATAAGTCACCGACGGTCAGAGCCACCGTTAATGGGATCAGTTTGGAAGGAATATCCGACAATAGAACCGGAAACGCCAACTCCATAGGCAGGGTGGTGGGAATAACCAGGCCTCGACCTGCCATGGGTGTGTTAAACAAAAGGACTCCGATTACACATCAGGGTCCCGTAACCCTTATCTCGCAACTAT CCAACATTTCCGCGGACGGCAAGACTCAACTACAAATTGTTTGTCAGCCCGAACAACAGCATCGAGCTCGCTATCAGACAGAAGGGTCCCGGGGCGCGGTGAAGGACCGTAGCGGAAATGGTTTTCCCATCGTTCGACTGATCGGCTACGACAAGCCGACGACTCTACAAGTATTCATCGGCACCGATCTTGGCCGAGTGGCGCCTCACATGTTTTACCAGGCTTGTCGAGTAAGCGGCAAGAATTCTACACCCTGTATGGAGCGAAAGATTGATGGCACGATTGTGATTGAGATCGATATGGATCCGGCAAAGGATGTTACCTGTGACTGCGTTGGCATTCTTAAAGAGCGTAACGTCGACGTCGAACATAGATTTCCTCAAGAAGCAGGCTTGTTGCAAGGTAGAAGCAAGAAGAAATCCACACGATGCCGCATGGTCTTCCGCACGACTATCACGCACACCGACGGGACTACAGAGACGTTGCAAGTCTGCTCCCAGCCAATAGTCTGCA CTCAACCACCTGGAATTCCAGAGATCTGCAAAAAGTCTCTAACGTCTTGCCCGTGCACGGGCGGGTTAGAACTCATAATACTCGGTAAGAACTTTCTGAAGGACACTCAAGTAGTCTTTCAACTAGACACCGATGATTTATCGAGTAGCCTGGAACCGCACTGGGAGCGCACTGTGTTGCCGGACAAGGAGCATTTGCATCCAGTGCATTTGGTATGCATTATTCCACCTTATCGCAGGCAGGATCTAGCGCCTACGGAAACAGTCAGCGTCAAATTGTTCGCGGTGTCCTCTGGAAAAACCAGCGAACCCCATACTTTTCTTTACACAGCTGCCTCCACTCCCCCGCAACCATCCATAGGCAAAGTTGAATCTATTTCACCTCCGCTAACAAACGGTGACACTAGTCTGGTCACACCTTCCGCTCCAGTGCCGCTGACCACGGGTGTCGCATCCAATA atcTCTTGACGCAAACAGCAGCGGGAGCTGCAAATTTCTTGACAAACGCGCCGGCTCAGTCGCAACAAAGTGTCTCTCCGGAAACGTTAAAAAGTGATCCCAGTCCACCACCAGCGGCAACGCCCCAGGTGACTCCAGTGATGCTGTGGACGTCGCAATCCTCGAACTCTGAAGTTATGATGCCACCTCCGGCGCTCGTAGCAAATCCTTTAATAAACCGACGATCCTCGTCCAATCTTCAGCTGATTCTGCcggataatttaaaaacagaaGTGCTGGATGAAAACAGTCAGAATAGTATGCTGAGTGAAAATAGCATGCAAAGCATTCCGACGCCGACAACGGCTACAAACGGACCGACAGCGGTCACATCTCCCCTACAGCAATTAGTCGGCGAGAGTTCTATAGAAACTGCATCTTCGCAGGCTGATATTATCAAAACCGTTGGTGTTGCAACGGCTAATAGCAGTCCCGTGCAAGAGACTGTGACTGGTCTTCTCGGCGTAGTAGATTTAATACGTACTCAGCATCCTATGTCAATGGTGAACACCCATCATCAAACTTCATTTGGAG gCATACATGAGTCGACGCAGGTTCAAGTTCTTAGTCCTCACCGCCTTAAGGATACAAACGGTGTTTTATCGACGGACACTAGCTCCAATGGAGCTTCCCTTCAAGGTGCCGGCGTAGTTGATCTTCGCATGAAGCACCACCATCATCCCGACTTTAGTGCGCTATCGACTTATCCCGGTACTTCCGGAGCGCAATCAATGTCGACGACGAATAGTCATGCGGTGGAAAAGTACCTGAATCACATAGAGTCCTCGGTTGGCACTACCGAGGAATCTAATAATCCTGAAAATGAGTTCGCTATTCAACAGCGAGCTTCTATTATCTCGGGAAGCAGTCAACAGTCGACAGCTTCTTCGGGAATTTTAGCCAATACAg GACAAAGTTCAGTAAAGTTGGACTCTTTAGTAAACCCCGCAACTGAACAGATAGTTTCCCCATTGCACTCTGTGAATCCCAATTCTACTACAATGTTAACCCATGTAACAGCAGAACACGAACCAAGTAGCAGCAAGACAATGTTACTTGAAGCGCTAATTCCATCGCAAACGGTACAGCCTTTGGGAGAAATGACGTCTACGGCATCAGTGCCTGCAACGACGGTAGAACAAACAGGAGACAGTTTACTAACTACTATCAATGCAGCATTATTACCACAGATGCCAGAGCCGCAAGTCAGTTCGACAGCTGTTTCGTCAAGTTCtacg gttACTGGTAATACGATGCCGGCAGAACGTATGCAACAACAAATGCAAGTGTTAACACAGCAAGACGTAGCAGTAATGCAACAACAGGTACAGCAAGTTGAACAGGTAGTCGCACAAGCACAGCAGCAAGTTGAACAGGTTGTCGCGCAAGCACAACAACAGGCAGTCCAAGTGGTGCACCAAGCCCAACAACAGGTAGTGCAGCAAGTAGTACAACATGCTCAAGTCGTACAGCAAGCAGTACAACAAGTGCAAGCTGTACAGCAAGTCCAGGCTGCTCAGGTAGTACAACAAGCTGTACAGCAGGCGACTGAAGAAGTCGTGCAACAAGCAGTGCAGCAAGCAACACAAGAAGTCGTGCAGCAG GTACAAGCAGTACAGCAAGCTGTCCAGCAGGCTCAAGCGGCCCAAGCGATGCAGCAGGCTGTGCAACAAGACATCGGTTCTATGCTTAGTCAGCCGGCGGGATTTGTGGCCGAGGCTAGTTCTGCTTTGGCTAGTGGAGCTGCTCAGGAACCCTCTCAACAGCGTTTGACCAACGCAGCGGAGCAAGCCATTAACAATGTTATTACTAATGCCACAAAGGCCATTATTAACAATCGGCCAATTTCAACAACCACCGCTCATGCAATCATCGCAacgaaaaaaatcttaaacAGTGTGGCGACTCAAAGCGCGCAATTGATGAACAATGCGATGGAAGGAATCCTGCCGAAATCCCCCTCAGCACAAAACAATATCATTGAACAAGTAGCTAGCAAATCACCGCCGGTCGCACTTCCGGTGACTTCAAATTGTCAGGCTGTGGCCAACGCTCCGATTTCCAATCCCGCCGCAAACACGTCATCTAATCGCAAAACAGAAGACGGAATGCTGCCTCAAGAGCTCACTTCCATGTCGGAACACGATCTTCTGAGTTACATCAATCCAAACTGTTTTGAACAGCTTCCTCAGAGTGGGTTTCTCTTGTAG
- the Nfat gene encoding nuclear factor of activated T-cells 5 isoform X2: MLLKDRTTTARKYRRHHGKSGAKSAAGSNAGGAPSTVTASSVSRSTAGNRAHSATRRTVNNQQRQQPPTSQQQQQQQQQPQQPKQSRFPSSFGGVIARGSDEHGPRTGTTQDDNSNDSGLGSEERQQHFNNVNLWNNAGEEDSKRRKMDIKLESEDANFAFPEVAPGTSPDNKSPTVRATVNGISLEGISDNRTGNANSIGRVVGITRPRPAMGVLNKRTPITHQGPVTLISQLSNISADGKTQLQIVCQPEQQHRARYQTEGSRGAVKDRSGNGFPIVRLIGYDKPTTLQVFIGTDLGRVAPHMFYQACRVSGKNSTPCMERKIDGTIVIEIDMDPAKDVTCDCVGILKERNVDVEHRFPQEAGLLQGRSKKKSTRCRMVFRTTITHTDGTTETLQVCSQPIVCTQPPGIPEICKKSLTSCPCTGGLELIILGKNFLKDTQVVFQLDTDDLSSSLEPHWERTVLPDKEHLHPVHLVCIIPPYRRQDLAPTETVSVKLFAVSSGKTSEPHTFLYTAASTPPQPSIGKVESISPPLTNGDTSLVTPSAPVPLTTGVASNNLLTQTAAGAANFLTNAPAQSQQSVSPETLKSDPSPPPAATPQVTPVMLWTSQSSNSEVMMPPPALVANPLINRRSSSNLQLILPDNLKTEVLDENSQNSMLSENSMQSIPTPTTATNGPTAVTSPLQQLVGESSIETASSQADIIKTVGVATANSSPVQETVTGLLGVVDLIRTQHPMSMVNTHHQTSFGGIHESTQVQVLSPHRLKDTNGVLSTDTSSNGASLQGAGVVDLRMKHHHHPDFSALSTYPGTSGAQSMSTTNSHAVEKYLNHIESSVGTTEESNNPENEFAIQQRASIISGSSQQSTASSGILANTGQSSVKLDSLVNPATEQIVSPLHSVNPNSTTMLTHVTAEHEPSSSKTMLLEALIPSQTVQPLGEMTSTASVPATTVEQTGDSLLTTINAALLPQMPEPQVSSTAVSSSSTVTGNTMPAERMQQQMQVLTQQDVAVMQQQVQQVEQVVAQAQQQVEQVVAQAQQQAVQVVHQAQQQVVQQVVQHAQVVQQAVQQVQAVQQVQAAQVVQQAVQQATEEVVQQAVQQATQEVVQQVQAVQQAVQQAQAAQAMQQAVQQDIGSMLSQPAGFVAEASSALASGAAQEPSQQRLTNAAEQAINNVITNATKAIINNRPISTTTAHAIIATKKILNSVATQSAQLMNNAMEGILPKSPSAQNNIIEQVASKSPPVALPVTSNCQAVANAPISNPAANTSSNRKTEDGMLPQELTSMSEHDLLSYINPNCFEQLPQSGFLL; encoded by the exons GTAGCAATGCAGGCGGTGCGCCGTCAACGGTGACAGCATCGTCCGTCTCGAGAAGCACCGCAGGTAATCGCGCCCACTCGGCGACCAGAAGAACGGTTAATAATCAGCAGCGACAGCAGCCACCGACCtcgcaacaacagcagcagcagcagcagcaaccgCAGCAACCAAAACAATCCAGATTCCCATCGTCCTTCGGTGGCGTAATCGCGAGAGGCTCTGATGAGCACGGGCCCAGGACCGGTACGACCCAGGACGACAATTCAAACGACTCCGGCCTCGGCTCCGAAGAACGCCAACAGCACTTCAACAACGTCAAT CTCTGGAACAACGCCGGCGAGGAGGATTCGAAGAGAAGGAAAATGGATATCAAACTGGAGTCCGAGGACGCGAACTTCGCGTTTCCGGAAGTAGCCCCCGGCACCAGCCCCGACAATAAGTCACCGACGGTCAGAGCCACCGTTAATGGGATCAGTTTGGAAGGAATATCCGACAATAGAACCGGAAACGCCAACTCCATAGGCAGGGTGGTGGGAATAACCAGGCCTCGACCTGCCATGGGTGTGTTAAACAAAAGGACTCCGATTACACATCAGGGTCCCGTAACCCTTATCTCGCAACTAT CCAACATTTCCGCGGACGGCAAGACTCAACTACAAATTGTTTGTCAGCCCGAACAACAGCATCGAGCTCGCTATCAGACAGAAGGGTCCCGGGGCGCGGTGAAGGACCGTAGCGGAAATGGTTTTCCCATCGTTCGACTGATCGGCTACGACAAGCCGACGACTCTACAAGTATTCATCGGCACCGATCTTGGCCGAGTGGCGCCTCACATGTTTTACCAGGCTTGTCGAGTAAGCGGCAAGAATTCTACACCCTGTATGGAGCGAAAGATTGATGGCACGATTGTGATTGAGATCGATATGGATCCGGCAAAGGATGTTACCTGTGACTGCGTTGGCATTCTTAAAGAGCGTAACGTCGACGTCGAACATAGATTTCCTCAAGAAGCAGGCTTGTTGCAAGGTAGAAGCAAGAAGAAATCCACACGATGCCGCATGGTCTTCCGCACGACTATCACGCACACCGACGGGACTACAGAGACGTTGCAAGTCTGCTCCCAGCCAATAGTCTGCA CTCAACCACCTGGAATTCCAGAGATCTGCAAAAAGTCTCTAACGTCTTGCCCGTGCACGGGCGGGTTAGAACTCATAATACTCGGTAAGAACTTTCTGAAGGACACTCAAGTAGTCTTTCAACTAGACACCGATGATTTATCGAGTAGCCTGGAACCGCACTGGGAGCGCACTGTGTTGCCGGACAAGGAGCATTTGCATCCAGTGCATTTGGTATGCATTATTCCACCTTATCGCAGGCAGGATCTAGCGCCTACGGAAACAGTCAGCGTCAAATTGTTCGCGGTGTCCTCTGGAAAAACCAGCGAACCCCATACTTTTCTTTACACAGCTGCCTCCACTCCCCCGCAACCATCCATAGGCAAAGTTGAATCTATTTCACCTCCGCTAACAAACGGTGACACTAGTCTGGTCACACCTTCCGCTCCAGTGCCGCTGACCACGGGTGTCGCATCCAATA atcTCTTGACGCAAACAGCAGCGGGAGCTGCAAATTTCTTGACAAACGCGCCGGCTCAGTCGCAACAAAGTGTCTCTCCGGAAACGTTAAAAAGTGATCCCAGTCCACCACCAGCGGCAACGCCCCAGGTGACTCCAGTGATGCTGTGGACGTCGCAATCCTCGAACTCTGAAGTTATGATGCCACCTCCGGCGCTCGTAGCAAATCCTTTAATAAACCGACGATCCTCGTCCAATCTTCAGCTGATTCTGCcggataatttaaaaacagaaGTGCTGGATGAAAACAGTCAGAATAGTATGCTGAGTGAAAATAGCATGCAAAGCATTCCGACGCCGACAACGGCTACAAACGGACCGACAGCGGTCACATCTCCCCTACAGCAATTAGTCGGCGAGAGTTCTATAGAAACTGCATCTTCGCAGGCTGATATTATCAAAACCGTTGGTGTTGCAACGGCTAATAGCAGTCCCGTGCAAGAGACTGTGACTGGTCTTCTCGGCGTAGTAGATTTAATACGTACTCAGCATCCTATGTCAATGGTGAACACCCATCATCAAACTTCATTTGGAG gCATACATGAGTCGACGCAGGTTCAAGTTCTTAGTCCTCACCGCCTTAAGGATACAAACGGTGTTTTATCGACGGACACTAGCTCCAATGGAGCTTCCCTTCAAGGTGCCGGCGTAGTTGATCTTCGCATGAAGCACCACCATCATCCCGACTTTAGTGCGCTATCGACTTATCCCGGTACTTCCGGAGCGCAATCAATGTCGACGACGAATAGTCATGCGGTGGAAAAGTACCTGAATCACATAGAGTCCTCGGTTGGCACTACCGAGGAATCTAATAATCCTGAAAATGAGTTCGCTATTCAACAGCGAGCTTCTATTATCTCGGGAAGCAGTCAACAGTCGACAGCTTCTTCGGGAATTTTAGCCAATACAg GACAAAGTTCAGTAAAGTTGGACTCTTTAGTAAACCCCGCAACTGAACAGATAGTTTCCCCATTGCACTCTGTGAATCCCAATTCTACTACAATGTTAACCCATGTAACAGCAGAACACGAACCAAGTAGCAGCAAGACAATGTTACTTGAAGCGCTAATTCCATCGCAAACGGTACAGCCTTTGGGAGAAATGACGTCTACGGCATCAGTGCCTGCAACGACGGTAGAACAAACAGGAGACAGTTTACTAACTACTATCAATGCAGCATTATTACCACAGATGCCAGAGCCGCAAGTCAGTTCGACAGCTGTTTCGTCAAGTTCtacg gttACTGGTAATACGATGCCGGCAGAACGTATGCAACAACAAATGCAAGTGTTAACACAGCAAGACGTAGCAGTAATGCAACAACAGGTACAGCAAGTTGAACAGGTAGTCGCACAAGCACAGCAGCAAGTTGAACAGGTTGTCGCGCAAGCACAACAACAGGCAGTCCAAGTGGTGCACCAAGCCCAACAACAGGTAGTGCAGCAAGTAGTACAACATGCTCAAGTCGTACAGCAAGCAGTACAACAAGTGCAAGCTGTACAGCAAGTCCAGGCTGCTCAGGTAGTACAACAAGCTGTACAGCAGGCGACTGAAGAAGTCGTGCAACAAGCAGTGCAGCAAGCAACACAAGAAGTCGTGCAGCAG GTACAAGCAGTACAGCAAGCTGTCCAGCAGGCTCAAGCGGCCCAAGCGATGCAGCAGGCTGTGCAACAAGACATCGGTTCTATGCTTAGTCAGCCGGCGGGATTTGTGGCCGAGGCTAGTTCTGCTTTGGCTAGTGGAGCTGCTCAGGAACCCTCTCAACAGCGTTTGACCAACGCAGCGGAGCAAGCCATTAACAATGTTATTACTAATGCCACAAAGGCCATTATTAACAATCGGCCAATTTCAACAACCACCGCTCATGCAATCATCGCAacgaaaaaaatcttaaacAGTGTGGCGACTCAAAGCGCGCAATTGATGAACAATGCGATGGAAGGAATCCTGCCGAAATCCCCCTCAGCACAAAACAATATCATTGAACAAGTAGCTAGCAAATCACCGCCGGTCGCACTTCCGGTGACTTCAAATTGTCAGGCTGTGGCCAACGCTCCGATTTCCAATCCCGCCGCAAACACGTCATCTAATCGCAAAACAGAAGACGGAATGCTGCCTCAAGAGCTCACTTCCATGTCGGAACACGATCTTCTGAGTTACATCAATCCAAACTGTTTTGAACAGCTTCCTCAGAGTGGGTTTCTCTTGTAG